CAAAGAGATAAGATTGGCAGAGATAATCACAATTCCACTATGGTTCGATTCATACACTTAGAACAAGTTATACTCCAACATCGGGTGCAGAATCACAATTCCACTATGGTTCGATTCATACTACACTGAAACAATACAAGAAGTCCAAACAGATTTAATCACAATTCCACTATGGTTCGATTCATACTTGTAAAAGCTTTTGGAGGTTTACAAAACCAAAGATTATCACAATTCCACTATGGTTCGATTCATACCAGTACGTACGCGGCACCAGTTGGTTTGATGAAAACATCACAATTCCACTATGGTTCGATTCATACATCTTAAATGCTTTAGAAAGAATGCTTACTTACAATAAATCACAATTCCACTATGGTTCGATTCATACTCAATTTGCTAATGTATTATATAGAAAGTTTTTTGATGATCACAATTCCACTATGGTTCGATTCATACAATAATTGTTTGCATAAATTTAATATCAAAAAATTAAATCACAATTCCACTATGGTTCGATTCATACCGTTTCAAAGAGGAAATTTCTAATAAACTGATAGATAATCACAATTCCACTATGGTTCGATTCATACTCTGTGAAGTTATGTAATAGTTTATTAGCAATTCAAAAATCACAATTCCACTATGGTTCGATTCATACAATACTGAAGTTTTTACATATTGCATCAACCTTATTGCATCACAATTCCACTATGGTTCGATTCATACCTTGGAGGTTAACATGAGATACAAAAGATTTCTTGTATCACAATTCCACTATGGTTCGATTCATACAATAGAATTCTCAAGATGATAATTAATTCCCGCCTGCATCACAATTCCACTATGGTTCGATTCATACGATTTACAGTTAAATAAAGTTAATCTCCCCGATAATATCACAATTCCACTATGGTTCGATTCATACTAGAATTATTAATTGGTAGGTATTTTCAACAACAAGAAATCACAATTCCACTATGGTTCGATTCATACGATTAAGCAGTGGAAATTACTATAGGGGCAAGTTATGATCACAATTCCACTATGGTTCGATTCATACTCTATGAAGTTACAATAAATTATAATAACTAAATGGAATCACAATTCCACTATGGTTCGATTCATACAGATATAAAATGGCTTCGTGAAAAATGGAACGAGGGCTATCACAATTCCACTATGGTTCGATTCATACGACAAAGTATGTAACAATCGAAATCTATCGTAAACATATCACAATTCCACTATGGTTCGATTCATACCTTGAAAATAATATTGATAAAGAAATAAAAGAAGTTAATCACAATTCCACTATGGTTCGATTCATACTGAAAAAAGTGCACCTCCCACAAATAGTCTCCAATAGATCACAATTCCACTATGGTTCGATTCATACAAAAATAATCTTTTTTATGTCTATGACAAGAAAGTGATCACAATTCCACTATGGTTCGATTCATACCAATGAAACTGACAAACAGAAAAATCATTAATATGTTATCACAATTCCACTATGGTTCGATTCATACCTGTTACAAGAATTTCTTCGTTAAAGGAGGTTTTTCTTATCACAATTCCACTATGGTTCGATTCATACGGAGACATTTGGGTATTGTAAAGCGGGGCAAACTATATCACAATTCCACTATGGTTCGATTCATACTGTCTATTTTAATTGCAAAAATATGCATTTTCGTTTTAAAATCAAGCTATAACGAATTTAAAATTTCCTTGAACCTCATTTTATTTAAAAACCCCGGGGGGTTCAAGTTTTGATTTCAGTCTGTTTTCAAATATTTTTAAAAGAGTTCCCGATTTTTCTAAAATTTTTCTCGAGATTCAAAAATTTTCCTTCGTTTTTAATCTGTTTTCTAAACTTTTAAAATCACTATTTTTGAACTTTTTCTGAATTATAAATTTTAATCATTACTTTTTTTTTTCATATAATTGCTGAAACTTACATTTATTATAATTTGAGTACATTAATATAAAGGCAGTCCACTAAACTACAGTGAACTGCCCGACTTTGGTTTTAAACCAGTAGAGTAAATTTTATTTTATCAAATTCATTTTTCTTGTTAATTGAAATTGTCCAGCTGTCATTCTTGCAAAATAAATTCCACTTGAAACTTTATTACCAAAATTATCTGTACCATTCCATTCAACAGCATAAGTACCGGGATTTAATAAATCATAATCAACCAATCTTTTTACTTCTTTTCCCATTATATCATAAACAATTAGAGAAACTTTTTCTGCTTTAGGAATAGCAAATTGAATTTTAGTTGAAGGGTTAAATGGATTAGGATAATTCTGTAATAATTTGTAATCGTCTGGTATATTTGTTTCTGTTTGTATTAATCCGGAAACATTGTGAGGATCTCCATGGCATGGTTCACAATTCATTTGAGTCATAACATTATTAAATGCTGCTGTTCCATGGCATCCCTGGCACTGAGTAACATATGAATGTGTAACATAAGTTGATGTGAAAGTTTGAGCAAAGAATGCATTTAATATTTCAGCAGTTTTTGCTGCAACATCTCCTGCCAGACGAGCACATCTTTCTTTTCTTTCTATGTCGCTAACTTTTTTCTTTGCAATATTACACCATTGACTAACAGAAGCATGACAAAGTGGACTTCCACTAACACTTTGAGGTAAAACATCATTATACTTTTTATCAATATATTTTCCATCTACTGCAGCTTGATTGGCTGCATTTGTTGGGATAGCTTCTGAAGATCCCCATCCCCAGATTTCGTTAATTAATTTACCTGAATCGGCTTTAGAAGTAACAAGACTTATGATAGCGGCGGCACCATTTAATGCACCACATAATGTTCCCCAGCCATTTCCACCGCCACGTCCAAACAACATAACTTCAACTGGCATTGTTGTCCACGGTTCGCCAATCTTTTCTCTCAATGCTTCTACAAAAGCCCCAAATACTCCAGAGGCACAGTCCTTATCGTTCCAGTATAAATGATGTGCTCTTATTCTTACATCTTCTGGATCTAAAGTTTGATAAGGCCATGGCCAGGTATAATCTTTTGGACTTGCTAAAATTTTTCCGCCAGCTAAAGCATTTAAGCCCACAACACCTGCTAATGCACCAACTGCATATTTTGATGTGTTTGTTAGAAATTCTTTTCTTGTAATTTCTTTTGACATATTATTTCCTCCCATTTTTGTATTAACAATCAAATTGTGTTCTTGATCTTCTTTATTATAGATAATACTCTTTCATCTGAACTATCTATTGCATATGCTTCTTCAAAATATTTTAGTGATTTTTGTTTATCACAATAAAGCCATAAAATTCCCAGTTCAATAAAAAACCAGTATTTATTATTATATAATGATTGGTTATCTTCTAATTTTTTTACTAAATCCGGGCAGGGACAATCTTCTTTCTCTGGATCTGTATTAATTATAAAATCAATATCTTGTTCAACTAACGAGTAAAATAGATTGAGAGCTTTTGTTAATTCATCAACCTGAGTATAACAGATGATTAGTTTTTTCCTGGCTCTTTTGTCGTCGGGATTTACTAAAAGAAAATTCTCCAGTTCATCAATTGCTGAGGAGTAATCCCGAATAAGAAAATGATAATTTCCTAACATCTCGCTCATAATAATTTATTAACACAAAATGCTTGCCATTATTTTTTTAATATTAATAAGAGAATTTTTTAGCTTTTTGAATATTTGAAATGATAGAAAGAGTGAGTGATTTAATCTCGATGTTGCATGAATTGCAACAAATATTGTAAGATGTTTAATAATAATAAATTAGGATTGTGAAATACTCTGTTGCATTTGCAACACATTTACAATTGATTCTTTTTCAACCAACGCCACAATGTTGAACGATTCACTCCAAGTATTTCTGCTACTTTCGACTTGTTCCACTTGTTGGCTTCTAAAAGCTTTAATAAATCTATAGTATCAATTTTATTATTTCTTAAAACCTTTTCCAAACATTCATCATCTGAATTATATTCCAATACCTGCCCTGGTAAATTACACAATGTTATCATATGTTCATCTTTTGTTTTAATTACAGCAAATTCAATTACATTTTCTAACTCTCGAACATTTCCAGGCCAGTGATATTTTATTAAAACATCTAAAGCATGTCGATCGATATCAATAATATCTTTATTATAAAGTAAATTAAACTTCTTGATAAAATATTTGATCAAAAAAGGAATATCTTCTTTTCTTTCTCTTAATGG
This region of Rosettibacter firmus genomic DNA includes:
- a CDS encoding C-GCAxxG-C-C family protein, whose amino-acid sequence is MSKEITRKEFLTNTSKYAVGALAGVVGLNALAGGKILASPKDYTWPWPYQTLDPEDVRIRAHHLYWNDKDCASGVFGAFVEALREKIGEPWTTMPVEVMLFGRGGGNGWGTLCGALNGAAAIISLVTSKADSGKLINEIWGWGSSEAIPTNAANQAAVDGKYIDKKYNDVLPQSVSGSPLCHASVSQWCNIAKKKVSDIERKERCARLAGDVAAKTAEILNAFFAQTFTSTYVTHSYVTQCQGCHGTAAFNNVMTQMNCEPCHGDPHNVSGLIQTETNIPDDYKLLQNYPNPFNPSTKIQFAIPKAEKVSLIVYDIMGKEVKRLVDYDLLNPGTYAVEWNGTDNFGNKVSSGIYFARMTAGQFQLTRKMNLIK